From one Salvia miltiorrhiza cultivar Shanhuang (shh) unplaced genomic scaffold, IMPLAD_Smil_shh fragScaff_scaffold_173, whole genome shotgun sequence genomic stretch:
- the LOC131002686 gene encoding beta-1,3-galactosyltransferase 7-like produces the protein MKSNRSGKISARWIPICSICFFFIGIMFTNKFWIPLESNNQLITQKRIDQELQIVSEDCNARKKKGGDQGMNIMNEVYKTHEAVMSLDKSISMLQMELSAPRRGQERGGGEGSSVRKKAFVVIGINTAFSSRKRRDSVRETWMPRGEKHRKLEQEKGIIVRFMIGHSATSNSILDRALDSEESQHNDFLRLDHVEGYHELSAKTKTFFATAVAKWDADFYVKVDDDVHVNLGTLAATLARHRSKPRAYIGCMKSGPVLAQKNVKYHEPEYWKFGEEGNKYFRHATGQIYAISKDLATYISINRPILHKYANEDVSLGAWFIGLEVEHIDERSMCCGTPPDCEWKAQAGNVCVASFDWSCSGICKSVEKLKLVHQQCGEGEEALWNALL, from the exons ATGAAGAGTAATCGCAGTGGAAAGATTTCGGCAAGATGGATTCCCATTTGCTCCATTTGCTTCTTCTTCATCGGGATCATGTTCACAAACAA atTCTGGATTCCATTGGAATCCAACAACCAGTTAATAACTCAGAAAAGAATTGACCAAGAGCTGCAGATCGTGTCCGAGGATTGCAATGCTAGAAAAAAG aaaGGAGGAGATCAGGGCATGAATATCATGAATGAGGTGTACAAAACCCATGAAGCAGTTAT GTCATTGGACAAGTCGATTTCAATGCTGCAGATGGAGTTGTCTGCACCAAGGAGAGGTCAGGAGAGGGGGGGTGGTGAGGGGTCCTCTGTGAGGAAGAAGGCATTTGTGGTGATTGGTATAAACACGGCTTTTAGTAGTCGAAAGAGACGTGATTCTGTCAGAGAGACTTGGATGCCTCGAG GCGAGAAGCATCGCAAATTGGAGCAAGAGAAGGGGATCATTGTGAGATTCATGATCGGACATAG TGCCACGTCAAACAGTATATTGGATAGAGCTCTCGACTCTGAAGAATCTCAACACAACGATTTTCTTCGGCTG gATCATGTTGAAGGGTATCACGAACTCTCAGCAAAAACAAAGACATTCTTTGCCACGGCTGTTGCAAAGTGGGATGCTGATTTTTATGTCAAGGTTGATGATGACGTCCATGTTAATTTGG GTACATTGGCCGCGACTCTTGCTCGCCACCGCTCAAAACCAAGAGCTTACATCGGCTGCATGAAGTCGGGACCAGTTCTAGCCCAAAA AAACGTTAAGTACCATGAACCAGAGTACTGGAAATTCGGAGAGGAAGGGAATAAATATTTCCGGCATGCAACTGGGCAGATCTACGCTATTTCAAAGGATCTAGCCACCTACATTTCCATCAACCG GCCCATTTTGCACAAGTACGCAAACGAAGATGTGTCGCTTGGCGCTTGGTTTATCGGTCTTGAAGTCGAGCACATCGACGAGCGCAGCATGTGCTGTGGTACTCCGCCAG ATTGCGAGTGGAAGGCGCAAGCGGGCAATGTATGCGTTGCCTCGTTCGACTGGAGCTGCAGCGGGATCTGCAAATCAGTCGAGAAGTTGAAGCTGGTGCACCAGCAATGTGGTGAAGGAGAAGAGGCTCTCTGGAACGCTCTGTTGTAA
- the LOC131002663 gene encoding vacuolar protein sorting-associated protein 9A-like, which translates to MENSDVFGSSTAPLTWHDFLERMRHPSAAEFVKAIKSFIVSFLNNAPDAERDSAAVQEFLGNMEVAFRAHSLWAGSSEEELESAGEGLEKYVMTKLFTRVFASIPEDVKADEQLHEKMALVQQFIRPEHLDIKPTFQNETSWLLAQKELQKINMYKAPRDKLVCILNCCKVISNLLVNASLASKGDHPGADEFLPVLIYVTIKANPPQLHSNLSYIQRFRRQTRLVAESAYFFTNMLSVESFIMDMDAKALSMDESEFENNMESAKQLLFGLSESSDAHSQADQNFEYHQREESMEPKPPLSSRRHQGPANTTRDHVDSSKTKSGNDEQYGSDTSSSLNKIPSISDLENRGATMLLKEDEVSRVFQDFPFLYSQAGDLTVGDVEDLLSNYKQLVFKYVCLAKGLGVTNPSPSLPNAQDHNLEQPETAKEPENISEHAVDNTQNDPTSVGSEWPESSDVGPKNTDSKVVEETAPKSQAEEENENQNPQ; encoded by the exons ATGGAGAATTCCGACGTGTTCGGCTCGTCGACGGCGCCGCTTACGTGGCACGATTTCCTCGAGCGCATGCGCCATCCCTCAGCCGCCGAATTTGTCAAAGCCATCAAAAG TTTTATAGTCTCATTTTTAAACAATGCCCCGGATGCGGAAAGAGACAGTGCAGCTGTGCAGGAGTTCCTTGGCAATATGGAAGTGGCCTTCAGGGCTCACTCCCTTTGGGCTGGATCTTCAGAGGAGGAATTGGAGAGTGCAGGTGAA GGACTGGAAAAGTATGTTATGACAAAGCTATTTACACGAGTGTTTGCTTCAATTCCAGAAGATGTAAAAGCTGACGAGCAGCTTCATGAGAAGATGGCTTTAGTTCAACAATTTATTCGACCAGAGCATCTGGATATCAAGCCGACATTTCAGAATGAAACTTCTTGGTTG CTTGCCCAGAAAGAACTGCAAAAGATTAACATGTACAAGGCACCAAGGGACAAGCTTGTTTGTATTCTAAACTGCTGCAAAGTTATCAGCAACCTCTTAGTCAATGCCTCCCTTGCGTCTAAAGGAGATCACCCAGGGGCTGATGAGTTTCTCCCAGTTCTCATTTATGTCACCATAAAG GCAAACCCGCCTCAGTTACATTCCAACTTGTCATACATACAACGATTCAGACGACAAACGCGCTTGGTAGCAGAATCAGCTTACTTCTTCACGAACATGCTTTCTGTGGAGTCTTTCATCATGGACATGGATGCTAAAGCTCTTTCAATGGATGAATCCGAATTCGAAAACAACATGGAATCAGCAAAGCAACTGCTTTTTGGACTCTCCGAGAGCTCAGATGCACACAGTCAAGCAGATCAGAATTTCGAATATCATCAGAGGGAGGAATCTATGGAGCCAAAACCACCTTTGAGTTCTAGGCGCCATCAAGGTCCAGCTAATACCACACGGGATCATGTCGATTCATCCAAAACCAAATCAGGGAACGATGAGCAATATGGCAGTGATACGTCGTCGTCACTAAATAAGATCCCATCAATTTCAGACCTCGAGAATAGAGGAGCCACCATGCTATTGAAGGAAGACGAGGTAAGCCGTGTCTTTCAAGATTTCCCTTTCTTGTATTCCCAGGCCGGTGATTTGACGGTTGGTGATGTAGAAGATCTGCTAAGCAATTATAAGCAACTAGTGTTCAAGTATGTTTGCCTTGCTAAAGGATTAGGTGTAACAAATCCATCTCCTTCATTACCAAATGCTCAAGACCATAACTTAGAGCAGCCTGAAACAGCAAAGGAACCAGAAAACATATCAGAACATGCAGTTGATAATACCCAAAATGACCCTACTAGCGTAGGCAGCGAGTGGCCCGAATCATCGGATGTTGGGCCGAAAAATACCGATTCAAAGGTGGTGGAAGAAACAGCTCCTAAATCTCAAGCTGAGGAGGAAAATGAAAATCAGAATCCTCAGTGA